A region from the Actinoplanes sp. OR16 genome encodes:
- a CDS encoding putative bifunctional diguanylate cyclase/phosphodiesterase, producing the protein MHSPSGMELAGLAGLLAAVPAVAYLGQSGRRHTGAARRAHLLLAAGGALTTAAALAGLASAALSGQHHQSAHTRTLATMVAIGMGIGTLTLLAGTVALPGATRGPAAALRHVLDGLIISAAIWFVGWVFVSEPTRILGDATPYKCAAILLPAVLVSLALGLTAVLALHAHRPRRNTVRVAAGVAVVAIAAALLSTGICRQDNEFALTSVLLLTAGLIIVAFAVRAADRPVEVTSDVLERGGGYVVVPMFAILCALGHHLGVGGVMDVYGYFGLAIEGLALVARQYLALDDVRRYTVQLRQREAHFRELAHTDPLTGLANRRGLQQALLGPGQENAVLIGIDMDGFKTVNDMRGHDVGDSVLTEVADRLRRNLLDGDVAARLGGDEFAVLMHGDIDEAMLAAHRLLAVLGEPYEVDGGSIFLSASLGVAGTGELLHDADLALRYAKQRGKNRVERYQARYDELLRRRGTLQGELRHAIDRNQLRLVFQPVVALPSMRPVGAEALLRWTHPELGAVRPDEFIPVAEESGLINRIGAWVLEQACRQLAEWLAKGHDVWVSVNLSPKELHNADYAAQVADVLAENDVPPQRLVLEVTEHAVATDMEELVARLAELRETGVRIALDDFGAGYSSLTQLRTLPVDILKIDHALVAEPESRTGTAAPLVDVVVRLGHRLGLEVLAEGIGTTAQREVVEEAGCRLGQGSLFGWGVPAEHFETRLRTLQPVGPRPIPAPRVIPPSDAPARSQVVRLGPGMRQVRALLPSDPDFGASRGDQNVGSVDSAREMGQG; encoded by the coding sequence GTGCACTCACCGTCCGGTATGGAGCTGGCGGGGCTGGCCGGCCTGCTCGCCGCGGTGCCTGCGGTCGCCTATCTCGGACAATCCGGACGCCGGCACACCGGCGCGGCGCGACGTGCCCACCTTCTGCTCGCCGCCGGCGGCGCCCTCACCACGGCGGCCGCCCTGGCCGGTCTGGCCAGCGCGGCGCTGAGTGGCCAGCATCACCAGTCCGCGCACACCCGGACGCTGGCGACGATGGTCGCGATCGGGATGGGCATCGGCACGCTCACCCTGCTGGCCGGGACCGTCGCCCTGCCGGGGGCCACCCGGGGACCCGCGGCGGCGTTGCGGCACGTGCTCGACGGGCTGATCATCTCGGCCGCCATCTGGTTCGTCGGGTGGGTGTTCGTCTCCGAGCCGACCCGGATCCTGGGTGACGCGACGCCGTACAAATGCGCTGCGATCCTTCTGCCCGCCGTGCTGGTCTCGCTCGCGCTCGGCCTCACCGCGGTCCTCGCCCTGCACGCGCACCGGCCGCGCCGCAACACGGTCCGGGTCGCCGCCGGTGTCGCCGTGGTCGCGATCGCGGCCGCCCTGCTCTCCACCGGCATCTGCCGGCAGGACAACGAGTTCGCGCTGACGAGCGTGCTGCTGCTGACCGCCGGGCTGATCATCGTGGCGTTCGCGGTCCGCGCCGCCGACCGCCCGGTCGAGGTGACCAGCGACGTGCTCGAACGCGGCGGGGGATACGTCGTCGTCCCGATGTTCGCCATCCTCTGCGCGCTCGGCCACCACCTCGGGGTGGGCGGCGTGATGGACGTCTACGGCTACTTCGGCCTGGCGATCGAAGGCCTCGCCCTGGTCGCCCGGCAGTACCTGGCGCTCGACGACGTGCGGCGCTACACGGTCCAGCTCCGGCAGCGGGAGGCGCACTTCCGCGAGCTGGCGCACACCGACCCGCTCACCGGCCTGGCCAACCGCCGCGGCCTCCAGCAGGCGCTGCTCGGCCCGGGCCAGGAGAACGCCGTCCTCATCGGCATCGACATGGACGGCTTCAAGACCGTCAACGACATGCGCGGGCACGACGTCGGCGACAGCGTGCTCACCGAGGTCGCCGACCGGCTGCGGCGCAATCTGCTCGACGGCGACGTGGCGGCCCGGCTCGGCGGCGACGAGTTCGCGGTCCTCATGCACGGCGACATCGACGAGGCGATGCTGGCCGCGCACCGGCTGCTCGCGGTGCTCGGCGAGCCGTACGAGGTCGACGGCGGCTCGATCTTCCTCTCCGCGAGTCTCGGCGTGGCGGGCACCGGCGAGCTGCTGCACGACGCCGACCTGGCCCTGCGCTACGCGAAGCAGCGCGGCAAGAACCGGGTCGAGCGCTACCAGGCGCGGTACGACGAACTCCTCCGCCGCCGCGGCACCCTGCAGGGCGAGCTGCGCCACGCCATCGACCGCAATCAGCTGCGCCTGGTCTTCCAACCGGTGGTGGCCCTGCCGTCGATGCGGCCGGTCGGCGCCGAGGCGCTGCTGCGCTGGACCCACCCGGAGCTCGGCGCGGTCCGCCCGGACGAGTTCATCCCGGTCGCCGAGGAGTCCGGCCTGATCAACCGGATCGGCGCCTGGGTGCTCGAGCAGGCCTGCCGGCAGCTCGCCGAGTGGCTGGCGAAGGGGCACGACGTCTGGGTCTCGGTGAACCTGTCGCCGAAGGAGCTGCACAACGCCGACTACGCGGCCCAGGTCGCCGACGTGCTGGCCGAGAACGACGTGCCACCGCAGCGGCTGGTGCTGGAGGTGACCGAGCACGCTGTCGCCACCGACATGGAGGAGCTGGTCGCGCGCCTGGCAGAGCTGCGGGAGACCGGCGTACGGATCGCGCTCGACGACTTCGGCGCCGGCTATTCGTCGCTCACCCAGTTGCGCACCCTCCCGGTCGACATCCTGAAGATCGACCACGCTCTCGTGGCCGAGCCCGAGTCGCGGACCGGGACGGCGGCGCCGCTGGTCGACGTGGTGGTCCGGCTCGGGCACCGGCTGGGCCTGGAGGTCCTGGCCGAGGGGATCGGCACGACGGCGCAGCGCGAGGTGGTCGAGGAGGCCGGCTGCCGGCTCGGCCAGGGCTCGCTCTTCGGCTGGGGAGTGCCGGCCGAGCACTTCGAGACCCGGCTGCGGACGCTCCAGCCGGTCGGTCCCCGTCCCATTCCGGCGCCGCGCGTCATCCCGCCGAGCGATGCGCCGGCCCGCAGTCAGGTGGTACGCCTCGGACCCGGAATGCGGCAGGTCAGAGCGTTGCTGCCGAGTGATCCGGACTTCGGCGCATCTCGCGGTGATCAAAATGTGGGATCAGTTGACTCAGCGCGTGAGATGGGGCAAGGTTAG